One window of the Paraburkholderia sp. PGU19 genome contains the following:
- a CDS encoding aromatic acid/H+ symport family MFS transporter, whose protein sequence is MATIRTVDVQDFINSHRLSTYQLLIVALCFLTVAFDGFDTASAGFIAPAIRKQWALNALQLAPVFGGGLFGLMVGALLFGPLADRFGRKPILCLSVAFFGVMCLWSAYATSLRELILLRFLTGLGLGGAMPTAITITSEFGPEKQRSLLVTGMFCGFTLGGSLGGVVASRIIPLNGWQGVLLFGGAMPLVLVPVLVWLLPESVRYLALSGRMQAQVARTLRRIAPQEVLDHTVFTVPENKVTGSPVRNLFGSGVMVGTVCLWLTFFMSLLVYYLLTSWLPTVINNTGVPLDMTALIAAALPLGSTVGAVLIGRLMDRHNPCLILASFYLVATVFVLLIGIASSLPMLVFAVFGAGLGTGGSQTGANALAAAYYPTSSRASGVSWALGIGRVGSIVGSMIGGVLLAMHLGLPIMFVLVAIPTFVAALSMFGMGRHEAALRSSEVARTLPGSVKP, encoded by the coding sequence ATGGCAACAATCAGAACGGTCGACGTTCAGGACTTCATCAATTCGCACAGGCTGTCGACGTATCAGCTGCTGATCGTCGCGCTGTGTTTCCTGACAGTCGCGTTTGATGGTTTCGATACGGCAAGCGCCGGATTCATTGCACCTGCCATCAGGAAGCAATGGGCATTGAACGCGCTTCAGTTGGCGCCTGTGTTCGGCGGCGGCCTGTTTGGTCTGATGGTAGGCGCGCTCCTGTTCGGACCGCTTGCCGACAGGTTTGGGCGCAAGCCCATACTCTGCCTTTCAGTCGCGTTTTTCGGTGTCATGTGCCTGTGGTCCGCCTACGCGACTTCTCTGCGCGAACTCATACTATTGCGATTCCTGACCGGCCTCGGTCTTGGCGGAGCCATGCCGACGGCCATCACAATCACATCCGAATTCGGTCCCGAGAAACAGCGCTCGTTGTTGGTGACGGGCATGTTCTGCGGCTTTACGTTAGGCGGGTCATTGGGGGGCGTGGTCGCCTCGCGGATCATTCCCCTGAATGGCTGGCAGGGCGTGCTGTTATTCGGCGGGGCCATGCCATTGGTACTGGTGCCGGTTCTGGTATGGCTGCTGCCCGAGTCTGTCCGGTACCTGGCACTGTCCGGCAGGATGCAGGCGCAGGTGGCCCGCACGCTCCGGCGCATAGCGCCACAGGAAGTGCTCGACCATACGGTGTTCACAGTCCCCGAGAACAAGGTCACGGGTTCTCCCGTCCGCAACCTTTTCGGCAGCGGCGTGATGGTCGGCACCGTCTGCCTCTGGCTCACCTTCTTCATGAGTCTGCTGGTGTACTACCTGCTCACCAGCTGGCTGCCCACGGTCATTAACAACACAGGCGTCCCTCTGGATATGACTGCGCTGATCGCCGCAGCGCTGCCCTTGGGCAGCACGGTCGGCGCCGTGCTGATCGGCCGCCTGATGGACAGGCACAATCCCTGTCTGATACTCGCAAGCTTCTACCTTGTTGCCACCGTGTTTGTCCTGCTCATCGGCATCGCTTCGTCGTTGCCGATGCTGGTGTTCGCAGTCTTTGGGGCTGGTCTTGGAACCGGAGGCTCGCAGACTGGCGCCAATGCGCTGGCGGCGGCCTACTATCCAACCTCCAGTCGCGCCTCCGGCGTGAGCTGGGCGCTAGGCATTGGCCGGGTGGGTTCGATCGTGGGCTCGATGATTGGCGGAGTGCTGCTAGCCATGCATCTGGGCCTGCCCATCATGTTCGTGCTGGTTGCGATACCCACCTTCGTCGCCGCACTCAGCATGTTTGGCATGGGGCGCCACGAGGCCGCGCTCAGGTCGTCTGAGGTTGCTCGAACACTCCCGGGTTCAGTCAAGCCTTAG
- a CDS encoding VOC family protein codes for MINLHELRYVRLGTRDIDAAAKYAANILGLQLVRREGGWAYLRSDERDHTLVYFEGDPNDQTIAFDVVTNEALEQAGAVLEQNSFRVHAGSRDECDQRRVHAFISFKDPSGNQIELVFGALHSGRRYFPSRDAGITGFSHVGLRTSDPGRDEIFWTKLCNARVSDWIGPAPLLRIDEVHHRIALFPSPFAGIQHINHQVASIDDLMRAWYTLREQGIPIRFGPGRHPTSGAIFLYFEGPDGMTYEYSTGVRLIRPDEEASYCPRRFPFDSTGFCMWGAKPDIPEFQS; via the coding sequence ATGATCAATTTGCACGAACTCCGGTATGTTCGGCTCGGTACACGTGACATCGACGCCGCGGCGAAGTATGCCGCCAATATCCTTGGATTACAGCTGGTGCGCCGCGAGGGTGGGTGGGCCTACCTGCGCTCGGATGAGCGCGATCACACGCTGGTCTACTTCGAGGGCGATCCGAATGACCAGACGATTGCATTCGATGTCGTCACGAACGAGGCGCTCGAACAGGCGGGCGCGGTGTTAGAGCAGAATAGCTTCCGCGTACACGCCGGCAGTCGAGACGAGTGCGATCAACGTCGCGTACACGCCTTCATCAGTTTCAAGGATCCATCGGGCAACCAGATCGAATTGGTGTTCGGCGCCCTGCATAGCGGCCGTCGCTATTTTCCGTCGCGCGACGCCGGAATCACCGGCTTCAGCCACGTCGGCCTGCGCACCAGTGATCCCGGACGTGACGAGATCTTCTGGACGAAACTGTGCAATGCGCGCGTGAGCGACTGGATCGGACCTGCACCGCTGCTGAGAATCGACGAGGTACATCACCGGATCGCTCTCTTTCCGTCCCCGTTCGCCGGCATTCAACATATCAATCACCAGGTTGCAAGCATCGACGACCTCATGCGCGCCTGGTACACCCTGCGTGAACAGGGCATACCCATTCGGTTCGGGCCAGGGCGGCATCCGACGTCGGGCGCCATCTTTCTCTACTTCGAGGGGCCTGATGGAATGACTTATGAATACTCGACAGGCGTTCGTCTGATCAGGCCGGACGAGGAAGCGAGTTACTGTCCCCGCCGGTTCCCGTTCGATTCCACCGGCTTTTGCATGTGGGGCGCCAAACCCGACATTCCAGAGTTTCAATCCTGA
- a CDS encoding pyridoxamine 5'-phosphate oxidase family protein, giving the protein MNEEIKEKILSLLEQHRIMTIATLRPDGWPQATTVGYVSEGLTLYFLCSQESQKAANLARDDRVSLTIDHDTSDLMAITGLSMAVRAQLVTDPAEAEKVMRMLPLKYPDMHALSMPMPSPDEVRIFRVTPTVISVLDYSQGFGHRDLCTCGSPSVSQK; this is encoded by the coding sequence ATGAACGAAGAGATCAAGGAAAAGATCCTGTCATTGCTGGAGCAGCACCGGATCATGACGATCGCCACGCTAAGGCCAGACGGCTGGCCGCAGGCGACGACCGTCGGGTACGTGAGCGAGGGATTGACGCTCTATTTCCTCTGCAGCCAGGAAAGCCAGAAGGCGGCCAATCTGGCCCGCGACGACCGGGTTTCCCTGACAATCGACCACGACACGTCAGATCTGATGGCCATCACTGGTCTGTCAATGGCAGTGCGAGCACAACTCGTGACCGATCCTGCCGAAGCCGAGAAGGTCATGCGCATGCTTCCACTGAAGTATCCGGACATGCATGCGCTGTCGATGCCAATGCCGTCTCCTGACGAAGTTCGGATTTTTCGTGTGACTCCGACAGTCATCTCGGTGCTCGATTATTCGCAAGGCTTCGGCCACAGGGATCTTTGCACTTGCGGGTCTCCCTCGGTATCACAAAAGTAA
- a CDS encoding DUF4382 domain-containing protein → MNGMRKTLIVAMFASVALAACGGGGESNNGGTPTGTVNVQMTDAPSCGFDHVYVTVSQVRINASSTAGDNDSGWTNITLATPQKVDLLSLTNGTMATLGQATLPAGQYQQVRLVLAPNQGNTSANSVVVSGTTNEQPLATPSATQSGLKIIRPFDVSANSTVDLVLDFNACKSVVQKGNGSYALKPVITATPTTVAGMIDGYVAAAEAGATVYAEQNGKVVSGTVADNTGHFVFSTLLQSSINGTYDIVVVQPNETTGIITSVPVVVGTTTHVSMAGQPITLPVSAMNIVSGTVTASADASLRALQTTPAGTYEIASANANLDTGSYTTSLPVAAPMVGAYNGTLPVALSPATAGQYTIEADAASGATQSTAVNITGGSKTNVNFSF, encoded by the coding sequence ATGAACGGCATGCGAAAAACACTCATAGTTGCCATGTTCGCGTCGGTCGCTCTCGCGGCCTGCGGCGGTGGAGGGGAGAGCAATAACGGAGGTACCCCCACCGGCACTGTCAATGTCCAGATGACCGATGCGCCCTCCTGCGGCTTCGACCATGTGTACGTAACGGTGAGCCAGGTAAGGATCAATGCAAGCTCGACCGCGGGCGACAACGACAGCGGATGGACCAACATCACGCTCGCTACCCCGCAGAAGGTCGATCTACTTTCGCTCACGAACGGCACGATGGCGACGCTCGGCCAGGCGACGCTGCCCGCGGGCCAGTATCAGCAGGTGCGGCTTGTCCTCGCCCCGAACCAGGGTAACACGTCGGCCAATTCGGTCGTCGTGTCGGGAACGACCAACGAACAGCCGCTCGCGACGCCAAGTGCGACCCAAAGCGGTCTCAAGATCATTCGCCCATTTGACGTGTCCGCAAACTCTACGGTCGATCTCGTGCTCGACTTCAACGCTTGCAAGTCGGTTGTCCAGAAGGGCAACGGCTCCTACGCGCTGAAGCCTGTGATCACCGCCACGCCGACGACCGTCGCCGGCATGATTGACGGCTACGTCGCAGCGGCCGAAGCGGGCGCTACTGTGTATGCCGAGCAGAACGGCAAGGTGGTGAGCGGCACGGTGGCGGACAACACAGGCCACTTCGTGTTCTCGACGCTGCTCCAAAGTTCGATCAACGGCACTTACGACATCGTGGTCGTGCAACCCAACGAGACGACGGGGATCATTACGTCGGTGCCTGTCGTGGTTGGCACTACGACGCACGTGTCAATGGCGGGCCAGCCGATCACGCTTCCCGTCTCAGCGATGAATATAGTGAGCGGCACCGTGACGGCGTCGGCGGATGCAAGCCTGCGTGCGCTTCAGACCACGCCGGCGGGCACGTACGAGATCGCATCAGCGAATGCGAACCTCGATACGGGCAGCTATACGACGAGCCTACCCGTCGCGGCACCGATGGTGGGCGCCTATAACGGCACACTACCCGTCGCCCTGAGCCCGGCGACGGCAGGCCAATACACGATCGAAGCCGATGCGGCCTCAGGCGCCACGCAATCGACCGCCGTTAACATTACGGGCGGAAGCAAGACCAACGTGAACTTCAGTTTCTAA